Proteins from a genomic interval of Haemophilus parainfluenzae T3T1:
- the lysC gene encoding Rz1-like lysis system protein LysC (LysC is an Rz1-like component of a phage lytic system, substantially overlapping although not fully embedded in the gene for the Rz-like LysB component.): MLAACSTTPKIIKQPILCPQVAECTPFAATIKTNGDLANAYLQSQQKLSVCIVENQALKKCIDEFNKQEKQ; the protein is encoded by the coding sequence ATGTTAGCGGCGTGTTCAACTACACCGAAAATCATTAAACAGCCAATTCTATGCCCGCAAGTCGCAGAATGTACACCATTTGCCGCCACAATTAAAACAAACGGGGATTTGGCTAACGCTTATCTACAAAGCCAACAAAAGCTAAGTGTATGCATTGTTGAGAATCAAGCATTAAAGAAATGCATTGATGAATTTAATAAACAGGAAAAACAATGA
- a CDS encoding TraR/DksA family transcriptional regulator, with amino-acid sequence MTDQFDRAQELEQMTRDIALQKHRTFKAISAFYCEDCDIPIPEKRRKLIQGVTRCVDCQQKYEMQQRNFRK; translated from the coding sequence ATGACCGATCAATTTGACCGTGCGCAAGAACTCGAACAAATGACACGTGATATTGCGTTACAAAAACACCGCACTTTTAAAGCAATCAGTGCGTTTTATTGCGAAGATTGTGACATCCCCATTCCTGAAAAACGTCGCAAATTAATTCAAGGCGTAACCCGTTGCGTGGATTGTCAGCAAAAATACGAAATGCAACAACGGAATTTCAGAAAATGA
- a CDS encoding GPW/gp25 family protein encodes MNRFTGEKITSETEHIKQSIADILLTPIGSRLQRRDYGSRIPELIDRPMNHALLLQLAASAVMALHKWEPRVTISQFKPQLTENGITCSIVGRTRNQNNIINYDDVWLGGKNERIS; translated from the coding sequence ATGAATAGATTTACAGGCGAGAAAATAACAAGCGAAACGGAACATATCAAGCAGTCAATCGCAGACATTTTATTGACGCCAATCGGATCACGCTTACAACGCCGAGATTATGGCAGCCGTATTCCAGAACTGATTGACAGACCAATGAACCACGCTTTGTTGCTCCAACTTGCCGCAAGTGCGGTGATGGCATTGCACAAATGGGAACCCCGCGTGACGATTAGCCAATTTAAACCACAACTTACAGAAAACGGCATCACTTGCTCAATCGTGGGCAGAACAAGAAATCAAAACAATATCATCAATTATGATGATGTATGGCTAGGCGGTAAGAATGAGCGAATTAGTTGA
- a CDS encoding phage virion morphogenesis protein translates to MATVEEIQAKLTALINNLSPQARRQLARNIGQALRKNQQARIARQENPDGTAFEQRKPRKEFGKKKGRIKRKAMFAKLRTARYFKIQSNANEVSVGFNGSSAMIAKVHQYGLMSSPSKTKDFKVPYAQRELLGFSQSDLDIIEDLVIEQLSI, encoded by the coding sequence ATGGCAACGGTGGAGGAAATCCAAGCTAAACTGACCGCACTCATTAATAATCTCTCACCGCAAGCCCGTCGCCAGTTGGCCCGCAACATTGGGCAAGCTTTAAGAAAAAATCAACAAGCCCGCATCGCACGTCAAGAAAACCCAGACGGCACAGCATTTGAGCAAAGAAAACCAAGAAAAGAATTTGGCAAAAAGAAAGGCAGAATTAAACGAAAAGCCATGTTTGCAAAGTTGAGAACGGCAAGATATTTCAAAATTCAGAGTAATGCCAATGAAGTGTCGGTCGGTTTTAATGGGTCAAGCGCAATGATCGCAAAAGTGCATCAATACGGATTAATGAGCAGTCCATCAAAAACAAAAGATTTTAAAGTGCCATATGCACAGCGTGAATTGTTAGGCTTTAGCCAAAGCGATTTAGACATCATCGAAGATTTAGTCATTGAACAATTAAGTATTTAA
- a CDS encoding phage tail protein, whose product MKKPNQLRKILEQSHQDFVKNPDRLQLYVDGGQVVATGSTSLSFEYRYTLNIIITDFSFDIASLIVPINAYLRKNQPELFENPQRRENAFKFQMDYNNNNTADVSFEIQLTERVVAKQVGENVQMTYATEPTAPEWEQLGKVKVYLGEITDENLIFKGGE is encoded by the coding sequence ATGAAAAAGCCAAACCAACTGCGCAAAATCCTTGAGCAAAGTCACCAAGACTTTGTGAAAAATCCCGACCGCTTACAGCTTTATGTTGACGGCGGTCAAGTTGTTGCAACTGGCAGCACATCACTGAGCTTTGAGTATCGTTACACACTCAACATCATCATCACCGATTTTTCCTTTGATATTGCAAGCCTCATTGTGCCGATTAATGCGTACTTACGGAAAAACCAACCTGAACTATTCGAAAATCCGCAACGCCGTGAAAACGCCTTTAAATTCCAAATGGATTACAACAATAACAACACAGCGGACGTATCTTTTGAAATCCAACTTACCGAACGAGTTGTGGCAAAACAAGTGGGCGAAAATGTGCAGATGACATACGCCACAGAGCCAACCGCACCTGAATGGGAACAGTTAGGAAAAGTGAAAGTGTATCTAGGCGAAATTACGGATGAAAATTTAATTTTTAAAGGCGGTGAATAA
- a CDS encoding phage tail tape measure protein encodes MNNLQLSVLLNAIDKMSAPLKSASKSVSELSKKLKENKNVRAQLSKAERENEAAIKKYAATINPLKNKLSALNNEVAKAKQKADLYTNQLNSAKNPTEQFKNKVLAAQQAVKKLTAEQIATANKLKQTRQELNAAGLSSKTLAQRQSELKSKMSAANQQINNQSAALSKLNAKQAAYNRYRGKVDNLKDINSKVQIVGAQALAAGATITAPLVGSVRDFMSFEDAMVGVARQVQGLKDDAGNFTSEFEQWKLNIQDLSKELPLTTVQIANMIESAARMDVPKEQLAEFVRLNTQMATAFDAANPDELVEQYGKVTKNFKLSAQASRELADAINYLDDNAISKGTEIIGFMNRVSGISGIANISEKNMAALGSTLQTAGAAEEQSATAVNAIFTRLSQASKKKPVKNGLAALGLSANAVELGMVKDAQGTIFKIVDALKKLPESKRLGTIADLVGTEHTKTLALLVSNTEEWRRQIELANSEAAKGSMGREFDTRMKALSSKWGIFKNRLFNINSVIGGTLAPTLERLMDKIGGVIDRIKNWIIENPKLTSNIVMIAGAIGGALTIFGALSTVLSFVLYPIARLGLALANLGVLLPRIGGAIVRGLLSPLKFVGLALSPIGAAIIAAGIAIFKYWQPISSFFSGFLSGLQSGLQPVIDKFKPLVGWIESAFNWFTNLLAPVQSTKEDLDAAANAGKKFGEWLAAGIDLVTKPLQWLMDSIKWVLNNLPTLEGIGKTIDTAKQKVSNATANAMNNSAAGSYFMTGAGLDAPNVNRWSGGYAGNGGKYEPKGIFHGGEYIMTKEATSRLGVATLNALNYGKQALIAGGLGIGLATAAPIQVDNRPPISARPSISQTMQPMAVNITINAQAGQNERQIAQLVAAELERINRQQQARMRSRMTDRA; translated from the coding sequence ATGAACAATTTGCAATTATCAGTCTTACTCAATGCCATTGATAAAATGTCTGCACCGTTGAAAAGCGCAAGCAAAAGCGTGTCTGAACTTTCAAAGAAATTGAAAGAAAATAAAAACGTGCGCGCACAATTAAGCAAAGCCGAGCGAGAAAACGAAGCGGCTATCAAAAAATATGCTGCAACGATCAACCCATTAAAAAACAAATTAAGCGCACTCAATAATGAAGTGGCAAAAGCTAAACAAAAAGCCGACTTATACACCAATCAATTAAACAGTGCGAAAAATCCAACCGAGCAATTCAAAAATAAAGTATTGGCTGCACAACAAGCCGTCAAAAAATTAACTGCCGAGCAAATAGCGACAGCCAATAAATTAAAGCAAACTCGCCAAGAACTCAATGCGGCGGGGCTATCATCAAAAACACTTGCACAACGTCAAAGTGAATTAAAAAGCAAGATGAGCGCGGCAAATCAGCAGATTAACAACCAATCCGCCGCATTGAGCAAGTTAAATGCTAAACAGGCGGCTTACAATCGCTATCGTGGAAAAGTCGATAATCTCAAAGATATTAACAGCAAAGTACAAATTGTCGGAGCGCAAGCACTTGCAGCAGGCGCGACCATAACCGCACCTTTGGTTGGTTCCGTGCGTGATTTTATGAGCTTTGAAGATGCCATGGTTGGCGTGGCAAGACAAGTACAAGGCTTGAAAGATGACGCGGGAAATTTCACGTCTGAATTTGAACAGTGGAAATTAAATATTCAGGATCTATCAAAAGAATTGCCACTCACAACCGTGCAAATCGCAAACATGATTGAAAGTGCAGCAAGAATGGACGTGCCAAAAGAACAACTTGCAGAATTTGTGCGTTTAAATACTCAAATGGCAACAGCATTTGATGCGGCTAATCCGGATGAACTTGTCGAACAATACGGGAAAGTAACAAAAAACTTTAAACTATCCGCACAAGCATCACGCGAACTGGCTGATGCCATTAACTATCTTGATGATAATGCCATTTCTAAAGGCACGGAAATCATCGGATTTATGAACCGAGTTTCAGGGATTTCTGGCATCGCAAATATTAGTGAAAAGAACATGGCGGCTTTAGGTTCAACCTTGCAAACTGCAGGGGCGGCAGAAGAACAGTCCGCGACAGCCGTCAATGCTATCTTCACCCGCTTATCACAAGCAAGTAAGAAAAAGCCCGTTAAAAATGGCTTGGCCGCGTTAGGTTTAAGTGCAAATGCCGTTGAATTAGGCATGGTTAAAGATGCACAAGGCACTATTTTTAAAATCGTGGACGCACTCAAAAAACTGCCTGAATCAAAACGACTTGGAACCATTGCCGATTTAGTTGGCACGGAACACACAAAAACGCTCGCATTGTTAGTATCAAATACGGAAGAATGGCGCAGACAAATTGAACTAGCCAATAGTGAAGCGGCAAAAGGCTCAATGGGGCGTGAATTTGACACGAGAATGAAAGCGTTGTCGTCTAAATGGGGCATTTTTAAAAACAGACTTTTCAATATCAATTCAGTTATTGGGGGAACCCTTGCGCCAACGCTTGAACGATTAATGGATAAAATCGGCGGCGTAATTGATCGTATTAAAAATTGGATTATTGAAAATCCAAAACTCACATCAAACATTGTGATGATTGCGGGAGCAATCGGCGGAGCATTGACGATTTTCGGGGCATTAAGCACGGTTTTAAGCTTTGTCTTATACCCTATTGCACGTTTAGGCTTGGCATTGGCAAATTTAGGCGTGCTATTGCCAAGAATTGGCGGTGCAATCGTTCGTGGATTGTTATCACCACTTAAATTTGTGGGGCTTGCATTATCCCCTATCGGCGCCGCTATCATTGCGGCAGGCATTGCAATTTTCAAATACTGGCAACCAATCAGCTCATTCTTTAGTGGTTTTTTAAGCGGATTGCAATCAGGATTACAACCTGTCATCGACAAATTCAAACCGCTTGTCGGTTGGATTGAAAGTGCTTTTAACTGGTTCACTAACCTACTTGCACCAGTGCAAAGCACAAAAGAAGATTTAGATGCCGCCGCGAATGCCGGTAAAAAGTTCGGAGAATGGCTTGCCGCAGGCATTGATTTGGTGACAAAACCTTTGCAATGGCTGATGGATAGCATTAAGTGGGTGCTTAACAATCTGCCAACGCTTGAAGGGATTGGAAAAACAATCGACACAGCAAAACAGAAAGTATCAAATGCCACTGCAAATGCGATGAATAATAGTGCGGCTGGGAGCTATTTCATGACTGGTGCAGGATTAGATGCGCCAAATGTGAATAGATGGTCAGGCGGTTATGCGGGAAATGGCGGGAAATATGAGCCTAAAGGCATTTTCCACGGTGGTGAATACATCATGACAAAAGAAGCAACAAGCCGCCTTGGCGTTGCAACGCTGAACGCCTTAAATTACGGAAAACAAGCCTTAATTGCGGGCGGTTTAGGTATAGGACTTGCCACAGCCGCACCAATTCAGGTGGATAACAGACCGCCAATTTCAGCCCGTCCAAGCATCAGCCAAACTATGCAACCAATGGCGGTGAATATCACCATTAATGCACAAGCTGGGCAAAATGAACGACAAATCGCCCAACTTGTCGCCGCAGAGCTTGAACGAATCAACCGACAACAACAAGCAAGAATGCGAAGTCGAATGACAGATCGGGCATAA
- a CDS encoding phage baseplate assembly protein V, with amino-acid sequence MSADNNRRIESIIRFGLIAEVDYAQAKARVKCGEILTDFLPFITLRSGTTKTWSPPTQGEQCVILAASGELTTACIITGLYTQNSPSHSADEHVIEFADGAKITYNQANSDLVVTGIKTATITAANQINIDCPTVNIKGDVNIDGDLSTTGTTTSKGAISTQGAISAKGDIKGGNISLQSHVHVAQGEKVRTSKATA; translated from the coding sequence ATGTCAGCCGATAACAACCGCAGAATTGAAAGCATTATCCGCTTTGGCTTAATTGCCGAAGTCGATTACGCACAAGCAAAAGCACGGGTAAAGTGCGGTGAAATATTGACGGATTTTTTACCATTTATCACTTTGCGTTCCGGAACGACAAAAACATGGTCGCCGCCAACACAAGGCGAACAATGTGTCATCTTAGCGGCAAGTGGCGAACTGACAACAGCGTGCATCATCACAGGGCTTTACACTCAAAACAGCCCAAGCCATTCAGCCGATGAACACGTGATCGAATTTGCCGATGGCGCAAAAATCACCTACAACCAAGCAAACAGCGATTTGGTTGTGACAGGAATAAAAACCGCCACTATCACCGCCGCCAATCAAATCAATATTGACTGCCCCACTGTCAATATTAAAGGCGATGTGAATATTGACGGGGATTTATCTACAACAGGCACAACCACAAGCAAGGGCGCAATTAGCACACAAGGGGCAATTTCAGCAAAAGGCGACATTAAAGGCGGAAATATTAGCTTACAAAGCCACGTTCACGTTGCACAAGGTGAAAAAGTACGAACAAGCAAGGCAACAGCATAA